From the genome of Helicoverpa zea isolate HzStark_Cry1AcR chromosome 1, ilHelZeax1.1, whole genome shotgun sequence, one region includes:
- the LOC124629919 gene encoding 5'-deoxynucleotidase HDDC2 — MALALENTKILEFLELVGRLKHVKRTGWVICDINECESIAGHMYRMGLMTFLLTDENNPTNLDRFRCLQIALVHDLAECIVGDLTPHCGVSPEEKHRREDEAMQKIAELTGIAGDRMYDLYKEYENQTSPEAKFAKDLDRYDMILQAFEYEKRENTPKKLEEFFTATEGKFDHPFIKGLVTELYRQREEFEKKCLTNGHA; from the exons ATGGCACTGGCccttgaaaacacaaaaatcttagaatttTTGGAACTAGTCGGTCGTTTGAAG cATGTGAAGAGAACTGGGTGGGTGATTTGTGACATAAATGAGTGCGAGTCTATTGCTGGCCATATGTACCGCATGGGTCTAATGACCTTCTTGCTCACAGACGAAAACAACCCTACCAATCTTGATAGATTCAGGTGTTTGCAAATAG CTCTTGTCCATGACCTAGCGGAGTGCATTGTTGGAGATCTCACACCGCACTGTGGTGTATCACCAGAGGAGAAGCACCGGCGCGAGGACGAGGCTATGCAGAAGATTGCAGAACTCACTGGCATCGCTGGTGACAGAATGTATGATTTGTACAAA GAATATGAGAACCAGACATCACCAGAGGCTAAATTTGCTAAAGACTTAGACCGCTACGACATGATATTGCAAGCCTTCGAATATGAGAAGCGTGAAAATACGCCGAAGAAACTGGAAGAGTTCTTTACTGCTACTGAAGGGAAATTCGACCACCCATTCATCAAAGGCTTGGTCACGGAACTTTATAGACAAAGAGAGGAGTTTGAAAAGAAATGCCTAACAAATGGCCATGCATAA